One genomic window of Methanosarcina acetivorans C2A includes the following:
- a CDS encoding TolB family protein — translation MTETLKIILFLTLLISSISTCFAASSENLNVSIEEIIPISQIVTPYFDSLVESSETGIKEQPIISASWGPDSSRLLVEASINSQSGASLHAIYLLNADGSGIRELTSTPSNTKEKSLGLHILENPDTQETSWSPDGNRIGIFANINAVRDFYVTANPDKTLIKTAGKCNYTTVDEIKENILDIEWQTNLMWNPEGTKALIIMDKDPLNYQLYLIDRDGYVLQKLTDTSDRVETAIWSNDGKKIAYSITGPNKDEETGLWIINENRTEDNRLVDNGIVIAWSPDDSRIFYVDANSGLYSIKADGTDEVQLSTGFSRIDDVLSFSPDGKNLIFSTVNDEGVTMFLADQTGKNAKVLEEFPGYIIFKPSWSPKGDKIAHAQDDNLYTINPDGSEKSLIASAITDYEWHPSGDFISFISSDSVFVASPDGSTKIQLTEDGDDYRFLADRYLNGWSPDGSRLLVRNDFKDLSVIKFEGYEDPLSIDFLTPIEGENCELRIRCMSEPVTDALLTLDEKEIGFTSSSGFLNYSCPDAGRYVINASKTGYRSTSKVLIVEVNSSASPEKFVVPETSSDSGKEEDSRPEFQVSGFRGITAVLFLLFFIRRRNSL, via the coding sequence ATGACAGAAACACTAAAAATAATCTTATTCTTAACCCTTCTAATTTCAAGTATATCTACATGTTTTGCAGCTTCATCCGAAAATCTCAATGTAAGCATTGAAGAGATTATACCCATATCACAAATAGTGACTCCTTATTTTGACAGCCTTGTAGAGTCTTCGGAAACCGGTATCAAAGAACAACCCATAATTAGTGCTTCATGGGGTCCGGACAGCAGCAGATTGCTGGTAGAAGCATCTATCAATTCTCAGAGTGGAGCCAGCCTTCATGCAATTTATTTGCTGAACGCAGATGGAAGCGGAATTCGGGAACTCACATCAACTCCAAGCAACACGAAAGAAAAATCCCTGGGTCTGCACATCCTGGAAAATCCAGATACACAGGAAACATCCTGGAGTCCAGATGGAAACCGGATCGGAATTTTTGCAAATATTAATGCTGTAAGGGACTTTTATGTAACTGCTAATCCAGATAAAACGCTGATCAAAACTGCAGGTAAATGTAATTATACAACAGTTGATGAAATAAAGGAAAATATTCTGGATATTGAATGGCAAACTAATTTAATGTGGAATCCAGAGGGCACAAAAGCCCTTATAATAATGGATAAGGATCCTCTAAATTATCAATTATATTTAATTGATCGGGATGGATATGTACTCCAGAAGCTTACAGATACGTCTGATCGTGTAGAGACTGCAATCTGGAGTAATGATGGCAAAAAAATAGCATATAGCATTACTGGCCCTAACAAGGACGAAGAAACAGGTCTCTGGATAATAAATGAAAACAGAACAGAGGATAATAGACTAGTGGATAACGGAATTGTAATTGCCTGGAGCCCCGATGACAGCAGAATCTTCTATGTTGATGCAAACTCCGGTCTATATTCAATTAAGGCTGATGGAACCGATGAGGTTCAACTTTCAACAGGATTTTCCAGGATTGATGATGTACTTAGTTTCAGCCCTGATGGAAAAAACCTGATTTTCAGTACTGTAAACGATGAAGGAGTCACCATGTTTCTGGCCGATCAGACTGGAAAAAATGCAAAAGTGCTTGAAGAATTTCCGGGATATATTATTTTCAAGCCCAGCTGGAGCCCGAAAGGAGATAAAATAGCTCATGCACAGGACGATAACCTTTATACGATTAACCCTGATGGAAGCGAAAAAAGCCTTATCGCATCCGCAATAACCGACTATGAATGGCATCCTTCAGGAGACTTCATCAGTTTTATTTCATCAGATTCTGTTTTTGTTGCAAGCCCTGATGGATCAACAAAAATACAGCTTACTGAAGATGGTGATGATTATAGGTTTCTGGCAGATAGGTATCTGAATGGCTGGAGTCCTGATGGAAGCCGGTTGCTCGTTCGAAACGACTTCAAAGATTTATCCGTAATAAAATTCGAAGGATATGAAGATCCTCTCTCCATTGATTTCTTGACGCCCATAGAGGGAGAAAACTGCGAGCTAAGAATTCGTTGCATGTCGGAACCTGTTACAGATGCTCTTCTGACCCTTGATGAAAAAGAAATTGGCTTTACCAGCAGTTCGGGTTTCCTTAACTACAGCTGTCCTGATGCGGGCAGGTATGTAATAAATGCCAGCAAAACAGGATACAGGTCCACAAGCAAAGTTCTTATCGTGGAGGTGAACTCCTCCGCATCTCCGGAAAAATTCGTGGTTCCGGAAACATCTTCTGATTCTGGAAAAGAGGAAGATTCAAGGCCCGAATTTCAGGTCTCGGGGTTCAGGGGGATTACTGCAGTCCTGTTCCTTCTTTTTTTCATCCGCAGGAGGAATTCTCTGTGA
- a CDS encoding ABC transporter permease has product MKADLRNIGVIAQKEFADYLYSPGFRMLLGIFTFVVLSMSVISGKEGCELFNRGFGFIDVAQVITLFIPVLGLALGFDSIVREKNSKSLNTLLTHPVFRDNIISGKIIGGLGALILVVFISVTASIGTVLILTGIDVGFSELNRILIFSLLTFLYLSGFFAFSLIISIISKSSESSFISGLVVWLNLILIFGAIVTAASSIITGELIVDLDNNDEAKVISEDLQKLSPASYYAEAVTGVRVSYGSFGISSGKETKGIFDTRVGLGNWFADYWTNLVVLTGIPSLMFIVSYVAFLRRDI; this is encoded by the coding sequence GTGAAGGCAGACCTGAGAAATATCGGGGTCATCGCCCAGAAAGAATTCGCAGATTACCTGTACAGCCCTGGTTTCAGGATGTTGCTTGGGATCTTCACATTTGTTGTTCTTTCGATGAGTGTTATTTCGGGAAAAGAAGGGTGCGAGCTCTTTAATCGGGGCTTCGGTTTCATTGATGTTGCTCAGGTAATAACGCTTTTTATTCCCGTTCTCGGGCTTGCCCTTGGCTTTGATTCGATCGTTAGGGAAAAAAATTCCAAATCGTTGAATACATTACTGACACATCCTGTTTTTCGGGATAATATTATCAGTGGAAAAATCATTGGAGGTCTTGGTGCTCTTATTCTTGTGGTCTTTATTTCGGTTACTGCTTCAATTGGTACTGTACTGATACTTACAGGAATAGATGTCGGCTTTTCCGAACTGAACAGGATCCTCATCTTTTCATTGCTCACTTTTTTATACCTTTCAGGTTTTTTTGCCTTCAGCCTGATAATTTCAATTATTTCGAAAAGTTCGGAAAGCTCTTTTATTTCCGGACTTGTAGTGTGGCTAAACCTGATTTTAATCTTTGGAGCTATAGTTACTGCTGCCTCATCTATTATTACCGGGGAATTGATAGTTGACCTGGATAATAATGATGAAGCCAAGGTTATTAGTGAAGACTTGCAAAAACTTTCTCCTGCAAGTTACTATGCTGAAGCTGTAACTGGAGTCCGTGTAAGTTATGGAAGCTTTGGAATTTCTTCAGGCAAAGAAACAAAAGGAATTTTTGATACCAGAGTAGGGCTTGGGAACTGGTTTGCTGATTACTGGACAAATCTGGTGGTATTGACAGGCATACCTTCACTGATGTTTATAGTTTCGTATGTAGCATTTCTCAGAAGAGACATATGA